The Corynebacterium renale genome includes a region encoding these proteins:
- a CDS encoding hydrogen peroxide-inducible genes activator: protein MPNKEYRPTLAQMRTFVTIADNKHFGTAAQKLNISQPSLSQALVALESGLGVQLIERSTRKVIVTPTGEALLPYARATLDAADAFLSHSRGVDGELKGPLTFGVIPTIAPYLLPYLLPLLQTEFPDLEPQIVEDRTEHLLQLLRDGQIDFAIMALPSEAAGMVDVHLYDEEFYVVTPEDHRLAGRNDLTLNALDELDLLLLGEGHCLHDQILDLCRTAHLNPSEAANAVSHASSLTTIIQLVANGYGSTLVPASAVGVECNRKGLATASFAPDVVAQRSIGIVYRSSSARSDEYEALAKTISQAYDRALEQSDFKRVKP from the coding sequence ATGCCAAATAAAGAGTACCGCCCGACCCTCGCTCAGATGCGAACATTTGTCACCATTGCTGACAATAAGCATTTCGGGACAGCCGCACAGAAATTAAATATTTCGCAGCCATCTTTATCCCAGGCATTGGTGGCATTGGAAAGCGGGTTGGGAGTGCAACTGATTGAACGCTCCACGCGTAAAGTCATCGTTACTCCAACTGGGGAGGCACTCCTGCCCTATGCGCGAGCAACACTCGACGCAGCAGACGCTTTCCTATCGCATTCACGTGGCGTCGATGGTGAGCTGAAGGGGCCACTGACGTTCGGTGTCATTCCCACGATAGCCCCGTACTTGCTGCCGTATCTTCTACCACTCCTGCAGACTGAATTCCCTGACTTGGAACCGCAGATCGTGGAAGACCGCACCGAACATTTACTGCAACTGCTTCGCGATGGACAAATCGATTTCGCGATCATGGCCCTCCCCTCCGAGGCAGCCGGCATGGTGGATGTACACCTCTACGATGAAGAATTTTACGTAGTCACGCCAGAGGACCACCGCCTTGCAGGCCGCAACGACCTCACGCTGAACGCGCTCGACGAATTAGACCTGCTGCTGCTTGGTGAAGGCCATTGCCTGCACGATCAGATTCTCGATTTATGCCGAACAGCCCATTTGAACCCGAGCGAAGCCGCGAATGCTGTCTCCCATGCGTCTAGTCTGACCACTATTATCCAGCTCGTGGCAAACGGTTATGGCTCAACCCTCGTTCCAGCTAGTGCCGTTGGAGTGGAATGCAATCGCAAGGGGTTAGCCACAGCCTCATTTGCGCCTGATGTAGTCGCTCAACGCAGTATTGGAATCGTCTACAGGTCTTCTAGTGCCCGTTCCGATGAATACGAGGCGTTGGCGAAGACCATCAGCCAGGCTTACGACAGGGCCCTGGAACAATCTGACTTTAAGCGCGTAAAGCCCTAA
- a CDS encoding DEAD/DEAH box helicase — MFLTEMLPDLAEVPESLVDESIFEGFRVWNSQRGLSFYPAQEEAILGLLAGDNVILATPTGSGKSLVAAAAHFIAMARGQRSFYTAPIKALVSEKFFALCEIFGAENVGMMTGDATVNGQAPIICATAEIVANIALRDGKQARIDQVVMDEFHYYSDPERGWAWQVPLLELPQAQFLLMSATLGDTTFLEKDLTRRTGRDTNLVAGAERPVPLSFEYVYTPVHETVEKLLERGEAPIYVVHFTQREATERAQALTSLQLLSAEEKEKIAEEIGTFRFTTTFGKQLSRLVRKGIGVHHAGMLPKYRRLVERLSQTGLLKVICGTDTLGVGINVPIRTVLMTGLAKYDGTRQRIIKSREFHQIAGRAGRAGYDTHGTVEVQAPEHEIENARLRERAGQDPKKLKKQRLKHAREGEVTWSKKTFDRLITSEPEPMSSQFRVSNSMVINLLGRTGDTYDHFKHLLRTNHDTRSKQNSDILTTVELVRGLVNAEIVEKVDPTHPDPTGRTYTLAKEMQRDFALNQPLAPFALAALELLDPESDTFDLDVISVFESILDNPRVILNAQQKQARGEEIAALKADGVDYTERMALVEDVTWPQPLAEELEAAYETFTAGAPWAREFDITPKSIVRDMIEHAMTFSDFVATYQLARSEGVVLRYLTDCWRTLKHTVPDAYISEELDEIIEWLGEMIRQVDSSLVDEWAMLADPDTPLSQDVVEHERAFGVTDPDALTANKRAFTRMVRNLMFRVVELFALEREEQLEEMFDYLDDAPDFGDAMDAYFDEYDDVDFSPAARGPEYFRLNDDGRAWEVRQVLKDPDDEGGFAFTAMVDLDASDAHGEVRLSSLRFDAS, encoded by the coding sequence GTGTTCCTCACTGAAATGTTGCCCGATCTTGCCGAAGTCCCCGAAAGCCTGGTTGATGAATCCATCTTCGAAGGCTTCCGAGTATGGAATAGCCAGCGAGGATTAAGCTTCTATCCAGCACAGGAAGAAGCAATCCTGGGCTTATTGGCTGGTGATAACGTCATCTTGGCAACCCCAACTGGCTCCGGAAAATCCCTCGTTGCTGCTGCAGCGCACTTCATTGCTATGGCGCGCGGCCAACGGTCTTTCTACACAGCCCCGATCAAAGCCCTCGTGAGTGAAAAGTTCTTCGCGCTCTGCGAAATTTTCGGCGCAGAAAACGTGGGCATGATGACCGGTGACGCGACAGTTAATGGTCAAGCCCCCATCATCTGTGCTACTGCAGAAATCGTAGCCAATATTGCGCTGCGCGACGGTAAGCAGGCACGCATCGATCAGGTAGTGATGGATGAGTTTCACTACTACTCCGATCCCGAACGTGGCTGGGCCTGGCAAGTTCCCCTACTGGAACTGCCACAAGCACAATTCCTACTGATGTCTGCGACTTTAGGCGACACAACTTTCCTGGAAAAAGACCTCACGCGTCGCACTGGACGGGACACGAATCTCGTGGCGGGCGCAGAACGGCCCGTACCGCTGAGTTTTGAGTACGTGTATACGCCGGTCCACGAGACCGTCGAGAAGCTTTTGGAACGGGGCGAAGCCCCTATTTACGTAGTGCACTTCACGCAACGAGAAGCAACTGAACGCGCACAAGCCCTAACTTCACTTCAGCTGCTCAGCGCAGAGGAAAAGGAAAAAATCGCCGAAGAGATCGGTACTTTCCGCTTTACGACGACATTCGGGAAGCAACTATCGCGCCTCGTCCGGAAGGGAATCGGCGTCCACCATGCAGGCATGCTTCCGAAATACCGGCGACTGGTCGAACGCCTCTCGCAAACAGGACTGCTCAAAGTCATCTGCGGCACGGACACCCTCGGCGTGGGCATCAACGTACCAATCCGAACAGTCCTGATGACCGGTCTTGCTAAGTATGACGGCACTCGTCAACGGATCATTAAATCTAGGGAATTCCATCAAATTGCGGGACGTGCTGGACGTGCTGGTTATGACACCCACGGAACCGTCGAGGTGCAAGCACCAGAACATGAAATTGAGAATGCTCGGCTTCGCGAACGCGCAGGACAAGACCCCAAAAAATTAAAGAAGCAACGTCTCAAACATGCCCGCGAGGGAGAAGTCACCTGGTCAAAGAAGACCTTCGACCGTCTGATTACCTCTGAGCCGGAGCCGATGAGCTCTCAATTTAGGGTGTCCAATTCGATGGTCATTAATCTACTCGGACGCACCGGGGATACGTACGACCACTTCAAGCACCTTTTGCGCACTAATCATGACACGCGCTCCAAACAAAACTCGGACATTCTGACCACCGTGGAGCTAGTTCGCGGTTTGGTCAATGCTGAGATCGTGGAGAAGGTCGACCCAACGCACCCTGACCCCACAGGTCGGACCTACACACTCGCCAAGGAGATGCAGCGGGACTTTGCGCTCAACCAACCATTGGCACCATTCGCGTTAGCAGCTTTAGAATTACTCGATCCGGAATCCGATACGTTTGATCTAGATGTGATTTCGGTATTCGAATCGATTCTGGACAACCCGCGGGTAATTCTCAATGCACAGCAGAAGCAAGCACGCGGTGAAGAGATAGCAGCGCTCAAGGCTGATGGCGTGGATTACACCGAACGCATGGCGCTGGTTGAAGACGTCACGTGGCCACAGCCTCTTGCCGAGGAACTAGAAGCCGCATACGAGACTTTCACTGCGGGCGCACCGTGGGCTCGGGAATTCGACATCACCCCGAAGTCTATTGTCCGCGACATGATTGAACATGCCATGACGTTCTCGGATTTCGTGGCAACCTATCAGCTTGCTCGTTCTGAGGGCGTAGTCCTGCGGTACCTCACCGATTGTTGGCGCACACTCAAGCACACGGTCCCGGACGCATACATCTCTGAGGAACTGGACGAGATCATCGAATGGCTTGGCGAGATGATACGCCAAGTTGATTCATCGCTCGTCGATGAATGGGCGATGCTGGCGGACCCGGACACGCCTCTTTCCCAGGATGTGGTGGAACACGAGCGCGCGTTTGGCGTCACCGATCCCGACGCGTTGACTGCCAACAAGCGTGCTTTCACCCGCATGGTACGCAACCTTATGTTCCGTGTCGTCGAGTTGTTTGCACTAGAACGTGAGGAGCAGCTTGAGGAGATGTTCGATTATCTTGACGATGCACCTGACTTCGGTGACGCAATGGACGCCTACTTCGATGAATACGACGACGTCGACTTCTCCCCCGCGGCCCGTGGGCCAGAATATTTTAGGCTTAACGACGACGGCCGTGCGTGGGAAGTTCGCCAAGTTTTGAAGGATCCTGACGACGAAGGCGGTTTCGCCTTTACTGCAATGGTCGACCTTGATGCTTCCGACGCACATGGCGAGGTACGCCTGAGCTCCTTGCGATTTGACGCGTCCTAA
- a CDS encoding PAC2 family protein, whose amino-acid sequence MYDEQPAMYDLEFPSPEITNPAPDGPTLVIALDGYADAGHAVGGSADHLLAALEHRPIATFNVDELIDFRSRRPGVTISDSEIIDVESLELSMDVVRDSRGQSFLLLSGPEPDLRWGAFSQAVADLAQKFNVDKVIALYGVPMAVPHTRPTVVSGHSNSPELIQRVVNWDGRFQVPGSASLNLEKTLADRGHRVAGYSVQVPHYITQSPYPRAMLKLLQTVEVNAQLRFPLGTLEADTVRIDEQLAEQTEASREIQQVVHALEEQFDQEAQRHRERNPQGILPGEENLPTGEEISAEFEQFLAAIDATGLPGPSHQVSHDPHSTGDDHHNHDVRRHGESHEDSSSEDEPGE is encoded by the coding sequence ATGTACGATGAACAACCTGCAATGTATGACTTAGAATTTCCCTCTCCAGAGATTACGAACCCCGCTCCGGATGGGCCCACATTAGTAATCGCTTTGGACGGTTATGCTGACGCTGGCCATGCTGTGGGTGGCAGTGCAGATCATCTTTTAGCAGCGCTTGAACACCGCCCAATAGCAACGTTTAACGTTGATGAGCTGATTGACTTCCGCTCACGACGGCCTGGTGTCACCATTAGCGATAGCGAAATTATCGATGTTGAGTCGCTTGAATTAAGCATGGACGTTGTTCGCGATAGCCGTGGCCAGAGCTTCCTGCTCCTTTCTGGGCCTGAGCCTGATCTCCGGTGGGGTGCCTTCAGTCAGGCCGTCGCTGATTTAGCGCAGAAATTTAACGTAGACAAGGTAATCGCACTCTACGGAGTCCCCATGGCCGTACCGCATACCCGCCCTACGGTCGTCTCAGGCCACAGCAATAGCCCTGAGTTGATTCAGCGCGTTGTCAATTGGGACGGTCGTTTTCAAGTACCCGGATCAGCATCCTTGAACTTGGAAAAAACACTGGCAGACCGCGGGCACCGAGTCGCGGGGTATTCCGTGCAGGTTCCCCACTACATCACGCAGTCACCATATCCCCGAGCGATGCTCAAACTTCTGCAAACTGTAGAGGTCAATGCCCAACTACGATTCCCCCTGGGGACGTTAGAAGCAGACACGGTGCGTATCGATGAGCAGCTCGCGGAACAAACTGAAGCCTCTCGCGAGATTCAGCAAGTCGTCCACGCCCTTGAAGAGCAATTTGACCAGGAGGCACAACGCCATCGGGAACGCAACCCTCAGGGCATTCTTCCTGGTGAAGAAAATCTTCCCACAGGGGAGGAAATCAGCGCTGAGTTTGAGCAATTCCTCGCCGCTATCGACGCCACCGGTCTCCCCGGCCCGTCGCATCAGGTTTCTCATGATCCGCATTCAACTGGAGACGACCATCACAACCATGATGTTAGACGCCACGGAGAATCGCACGAGGATTCTTCTTCTGAGGACGAACCCGGAGAGTAG